In one window of Micromonospora cathayae DNA:
- a CDS encoding FG-GAP-like repeat-containing protein has product MVDGSGASSVFASLTGTIRRLCLFWVLLLTVTLLPAGLPAAARPSSPGAAKDRTVPVTRLAPQQRAVSPSDTQHWSTQQTSLPTEATAVVPVDQTPSPGGDAERTRVGTLPIRLTADPSSSLPAPEQLEVGVAGESEAGEAGVPVLLRLDRLDDGLDRSRVRVELEYSGFRAAYGADWAARLRLVRMKPCLGGEAAATAACGVEAVLPSTNDVASGVVSASVDLAPLEAGGFSSRNEGGNEAVADAMLALSAGTDTETGSFAKTSLTESSAWQAGQSSGDFSYSYPLDLPPAPSELEPEVSFGYSSGAVDGRTNAESGQTSWLGEGWGHEPGYIERSYRSCKDDQLPVPTHTNATGDLCWRQENATLFFAGRSTELVRDTPTATWRLADDDGSRIELLRDGADWNDVLNALSPGDFDGDGHSDVLLRYASNGNLYLVRGDGAGGFLNGGQATRIASMSSADLVWSPGDFTGDGNADVMFRRGSDGTIWLLRGNGAGGWITGSAEQIGAIAAANAIFGPGDFSGDGKADVLWRRASDGVLFMLQGNGTGGWASGSIQVGTGFNSQDQLLSPGDFNGDGHVDVITRDATTKNLRLYAGNGASGWVSGAGTQIATGPSPADVVFSGGDHDGDGKADVLWRHGSSKDLYLLTGNGTGGWKNGTSADVTTALRHDNGDDNGEHWRLTTPDGVQYYFGRDRLPGWAATNRETNSVWTVPVFGNSFGEPCYRSSGFTASRCVQAWRWNLDHVVDPHQNAMTYWYTREQARTGLANNASSTAIYERGGYVTQIEYGLRVGQEITGTPAARVVFDPADRCLASCWSGSTPVAANWPDTPWDLHCATTATSCAGNVSPSFFTTKRLAKVTTQVWNGSSHTPIDEWVLTHQFPATGETSVSPALWLANIVRTGKDGGSKALPRIEFGGTRYANRTDHNVSTGVPLVNRYRITRVSDEHGGETTVTYEGSDCTVSSQAAPSANPKRCFPQYYYPPLAPAPGWSWWNKYRVTKVVEKDLVGGSPDVEESYAYATSGSSSTVLWHHNDGAATWSTPLEKRSWSDFRGWPTVTVTTGVAGQTRSQTRSLYFRGMDEDRTDAGEGLRDAKITNSLGEVTEDHSHLAGMLHEEIEYDGADGIPVHKSITTPWQHQTAHRQSTTDVAQPSNTYAYYTGSATTRDLTWLAASSSWRTTRAVNTYETTYGSLTRTEDLGDVAVTTDDTCTTIEYARNPTAWLIDFPSETTTTNCAATPGPADILSGSRIYYDGSTTLGSIGSRGLPTRSDEMSGASGSTPSYLKRSTATYDALGRMLTESDALDQTTTLAYTPAAGGRVTSVSETNPKSQTTTASLNLRGLPVTVTDANGKVTTSSYDPLGRALKSWQPGTPTSGTPDIEYVYGTDSHTVANYVQTKAIGPNGNQISSFEIYDGHLRLRQTQATAPDGKRVIADVRYDSRGLVVKESAFYNNASGPTGTLVTFADADVAAQRRYVYDGTEDLVRDALWSLNGEKWHTAVTYDGDRVNVDPPAGGIPTTTIEDANGRTVALRRYQGSGPTGTYTETSYGYDRLDRLTTVTDAGNTWTHTYDRLDRLTSATDPDAGQRGYTYDANDQVVTSTDGRGEVLHRTYDELGRLTALRDDNASGALRASWLYDTLAAGLPTSATRHHATGDYVRQVNGYTDRYQPTGVTDTIPTSQGLLAGTYTTGYTYHPDGTPASSTLPAKGGLAAETVTTSYTNQGYLSGVTGLVTYLASAEYSWHGALRQQTIGAGTKRARITTTIEDATGRLTRSEVHTENQTTPGTWDERLTEQYTYDPDGNITGIAETSGATVVANQCFGYDHLQRLTEAWTTTAGTCQATPSQAVVGGADPYWHSYTFDAVGNRATETRHAAGGDTTRTYSYPAAGSARPHAVTGITTSGGGPTSTFTYDNGGYQQTRTHTGAPGQTFTYDAEGLLAQLANGSTVHTYLYAADGGRLIVDNPGTEKILYLGESEYRLSHTTGQVTATRYYPNAVRTTTDGLTWMAANHHGTTQLAIDSGDLSVSRRRLTPFGENRATSTGPWPDDKGFVGGTVDPTGYTHLGAREYDPSTGRFLSVDPLVDPGDPQSLNAYAYAGNNPVRFSDPDGLRRIEHGGSGGGGGPGGTSSLGGGFALRTATGEVVSVAKVHNFVGVATMHDLTVTNLHTYYVLAGTTPVLVHNCDTRIASSDQGRAHNAAAFEENGHNGFSGLCDPATDTFHARQSGGDGALVSRAGGHGQINREVFGGSRNAIGFVAIRGGDGVINMRWNSASVNVRNFGQRAAPEVWRGRIMDSIRRATGLKVVG; this is encoded by the coding sequence GTGGTCGATGGTTCAGGCGCGTCGTCGGTGTTCGCGTCCCTGACGGGGACGATCCGGCGGCTGTGTCTCTTCTGGGTGCTCCTGCTGACGGTGACCCTGCTGCCAGCCGGGCTGCCGGCCGCGGCCCGACCGTCCTCGCCCGGGGCGGCGAAGGACCGCACGGTGCCGGTCACCCGGCTGGCCCCGCAGCAGCGGGCAGTGTCCCCCTCCGACACCCAGCACTGGTCGACGCAGCAGACGTCCCTGCCGACGGAGGCAACCGCTGTCGTGCCGGTCGACCAGACCCCGTCCCCCGGAGGCGACGCGGAGCGGACCCGGGTGGGCACCCTGCCGATTCGGTTGACCGCCGACCCGTCCTCCTCGTTGCCGGCGCCCGAGCAGCTCGAGGTCGGCGTCGCCGGTGAGAGCGAGGCCGGGGAAGCCGGGGTTCCGGTCCTCCTGCGACTCGACCGGCTGGACGACGGTCTGGACCGCAGCCGGGTCCGCGTCGAGCTCGAGTACTCGGGCTTCCGGGCGGCCTACGGAGCGGACTGGGCCGCGCGGCTCAGGTTGGTGCGGATGAAGCCCTGCCTGGGCGGCGAGGCGGCCGCCACCGCCGCGTGCGGCGTCGAGGCCGTTCTGCCGTCGACCAACGACGTGGCGTCCGGTGTCGTGTCGGCGAGCGTCGACCTCGCACCACTGGAAGCCGGCGGTTTCAGCTCCCGGAACGAGGGCGGCAACGAGGCGGTGGCCGATGCCATGCTCGCCCTGTCGGCGGGCACCGACACCGAGACCGGCTCGTTCGCGAAGACATCTCTGACCGAGTCGTCCGCCTGGCAGGCGGGACAGTCGTCGGGTGACTTCAGCTACTCGTACCCGCTGGACCTGCCGCCGGCCCCCAGCGAACTGGAACCTGAGGTCTCCTTCGGTTACTCGTCCGGCGCGGTGGACGGCCGGACCAACGCGGAGAGCGGACAGACCTCCTGGCTCGGCGAGGGCTGGGGGCACGAGCCCGGCTACATCGAACGGTCCTACCGGTCGTGCAAGGATGACCAGCTTCCCGTCCCGACCCACACCAACGCGACGGGGGACCTGTGCTGGCGGCAGGAGAACGCCACTCTCTTCTTCGCCGGTCGTTCGACCGAACTGGTACGTGACACGCCGACCGCCACCTGGCGGCTCGCCGACGACGACGGCAGCCGCATCGAACTTCTCCGGGACGGCGCCGACTGGAACGACGTCCTCAACGCCCTCTCGCCGGGGGACTTCGACGGTGACGGGCACAGCGACGTCCTGCTCCGGTACGCGTCCAACGGCAACCTCTACCTCGTCCGGGGCGACGGCGCCGGTGGCTTCCTCAACGGCGGACAGGCCACCCGGATCGCCTCGATGTCCAGCGCCGACCTGGTCTGGTCGCCCGGTGACTTCACCGGCGACGGCAACGCCGACGTCATGTTCCGGCGCGGTTCCGACGGCACCATCTGGCTGCTGCGCGGTAACGGCGCGGGTGGGTGGATCACCGGTAGCGCCGAGCAGATCGGGGCGATCGCCGCCGCCAACGCCATCTTCGGTCCGGGCGACTTCAGCGGCGACGGTAAGGCCGACGTGCTGTGGCGTCGCGCCTCCGACGGAGTGCTGTTCATGTTGCAGGGCAACGGCACGGGCGGCTGGGCCAGCGGCAGCATCCAGGTGGGTACCGGCTTCAACAGCCAGGACCAGTTGCTCTCGCCGGGTGACTTCAACGGTGACGGCCACGTCGACGTCATCACCCGGGACGCCACCACCAAGAACCTGAGGCTGTACGCCGGTAACGGTGCCAGCGGCTGGGTGTCGGGGGCCGGCACCCAGATCGCCACCGGGCCATCCCCCGCCGACGTGGTCTTCTCCGGCGGTGACCACGACGGCGACGGCAAGGCCGACGTGCTGTGGCGGCACGGCAGCAGCAAGGACCTCTACCTGCTGACCGGTAACGGCACCGGGGGCTGGAAGAACGGCACCTCGGCCGACGTCACGACCGCCCTGCGGCACGACAACGGCGACGACAACGGCGAGCACTGGCGGTTGACCACGCCCGACGGCGTGCAGTACTACTTCGGCCGGGACCGGCTGCCCGGCTGGGCCGCCACCAACCGGGAGACCAACTCGGTCTGGACCGTGCCGGTCTTCGGCAACAGCTTCGGGGAGCCCTGCTACCGCAGCAGCGGATTCACCGCCTCCCGCTGTGTCCAGGCCTGGCGCTGGAACCTCGACCACGTCGTCGACCCGCACCAGAACGCCATGACGTACTGGTACACCAGGGAACAGGCCCGCACCGGTCTGGCCAACAACGCCAGCAGCACCGCGATCTACGAACGCGGCGGCTACGTCACCCAGATCGAGTACGGCCTCCGCGTCGGCCAGGAGATCACCGGCACGCCCGCGGCCCGGGTGGTGTTCGACCCCGCCGACCGGTGCCTGGCCTCGTGCTGGTCCGGGTCGACGCCGGTCGCCGCGAACTGGCCCGACACCCCCTGGGACCTGCACTGCGCCACGACCGCGACCTCCTGTGCCGGCAACGTCAGCCCGTCCTTCTTCACGACGAAGAGGCTGGCCAAGGTGACCACCCAGGTGTGGAACGGCAGCAGCCACACCCCGATCGACGAATGGGTGCTCACCCACCAGTTCCCGGCCACCGGTGAAACCTCGGTCAGCCCGGCCCTCTGGCTGGCGAACATCGTCCGGACCGGAAAGGACGGCGGCAGCAAGGCCCTGCCCCGCATCGAGTTCGGCGGCACCCGGTACGCCAACCGGACCGACCACAACGTCTCCACCGGGGTCCCGCTGGTGAACCGCTACCGGATCACCCGGGTCAGCGACGAGCACGGTGGCGAGACCACCGTCACCTACGAGGGCTCCGACTGCACGGTCTCCTCCCAGGCCGCTCCGTCCGCGAACCCCAAGCGGTGCTTCCCGCAGTACTACTACCCGCCGCTGGCCCCCGCGCCGGGCTGGTCCTGGTGGAACAAGTACCGGGTGACCAAGGTCGTCGAGAAGGATCTTGTCGGCGGCAGCCCGGACGTCGAGGAGAGCTACGCCTACGCCACCAGCGGGTCGTCCTCCACCGTGTTGTGGCACCACAACGACGGCGCGGCGACCTGGTCCACCCCCCTGGAGAAGCGGTCCTGGTCGGACTTCCGGGGCTGGCCCACGGTCACCGTCACCACCGGCGTCGCCGGGCAGACCCGGTCCCAGACCCGGTCGCTGTACTTCCGGGGCATGGACGAGGACCGCACCGACGCCGGTGAGGGCCTCCGCGACGCCAAGATCACAAACTCGCTGGGTGAGGTCACCGAGGACCACTCCCACCTGGCGGGCATGCTGCACGAGGAGATCGAGTACGACGGCGCGGACGGCATCCCGGTCCACAAGTCGATCACCACGCCGTGGCAGCACCAGACCGCGCACCGGCAGTCGACCACCGACGTCGCCCAACCGTCCAACACGTACGCCTACTACACCGGATCGGCCACCACCCGGGACCTGACCTGGCTGGCCGCGTCGTCGAGCTGGCGGACCACCCGGGCCGTCAACACCTACGAGACCACGTACGGCAGCCTCACCCGGACCGAGGACCTCGGTGACGTCGCCGTCACCACCGACGACACCTGCACCACCATCGAGTACGCCCGGAACCCCACGGCCTGGCTGATCGACTTCCCGTCCGAGACGACCACCACCAACTGCGCCGCCACGCCCGGCCCGGCCGACATCCTCTCCGGCAGCCGGATCTACTACGACGGCAGCACCACCCTCGGCTCCATCGGGAGCCGGGGCCTGCCCACCCGGTCGGACGAGATGTCCGGCGCGAGCGGCAGCACGCCCAGCTACCTGAAGCGCTCCACCGCCACGTACGACGCCCTGGGCCGCATGCTCACCGAGAGCGACGCCCTGGACCAGACCACGACGCTCGCGTACACCCCGGCGGCGGGTGGCCGCGTCACCAGCGTCAGCGAGACCAACCCGAAGTCGCAGACCACCACGGCCAGCCTGAACCTGCGCGGGCTCCCGGTCACCGTCACCGACGCCAACGGCAAGGTCACCACCAGCAGCTACGACCCGCTCGGCCGGGCGTTGAAGTCGTGGCAGCCGGGTACGCCCACCAGCGGCACCCCCGACATCGAGTACGTCTACGGCACCGACAGCCACACCGTCGCCAACTACGTGCAGACCAAGGCAATCGGACCGAACGGCAACCAGATCAGCTCGTTCGAGATCTACGACGGGCACCTGCGGCTGCGGCAGACCCAGGCCACCGCACCGGACGGCAAACGGGTGATCGCCGACGTCCGCTACGACTCACGGGGGCTGGTCGTCAAGGAGTCGGCGTTCTACAACAACGCCAGCGGCCCGACCGGCACCCTGGTCACCTTCGCCGACGCCGACGTGGCCGCCCAGCGGCGGTACGTCTACGACGGCACCGAGGACCTGGTCCGCGACGCCCTGTGGTCGCTGAACGGGGAGAAGTGGCACACCGCGGTCACGTACGACGGCGACCGGGTCAACGTCGACCCCCCGGCCGGCGGCATCCCCACCACCACGATCGAGGACGCCAACGGCCGTACCGTCGCGCTGCGGCGCTACCAGGGCAGCGGCCCGACCGGCACGTACACCGAGACCAGCTACGGGTACGACCGGCTGGACCGGCTGACCACCGTCACCGACGCCGGCAACACCTGGACCCACACCTACGACCGGCTGGACCGGCTCACCAGCGCCACCGACCCCGACGCCGGCCAGCGCGGCTACACGTACGACGCCAACGACCAGGTGGTCACCTCCACCGACGGCCGGGGTGAGGTGCTGCACCGCACGTACGACGAGCTGGGCCGGCTGACCGCGCTCCGCGACGACAACGCCTCCGGCGCGCTGCGCGCCTCCTGGCTGTACGACACCCTGGCCGCCGGCCTGCCCACCTCGGCGACCCGGCACCACGCCACCGGCGACTACGTCCGGCAGGTGAACGGCTACACCGACCGGTACCAGCCGACCGGCGTCACCGACACCATCCCGACCAGCCAGGGCCTGCTCGCCGGCACCTACACCACCGGCTACACCTACCACCCGGACGGCACCCCGGCCAGCAGCACGCTGCCGGCCAAGGGTGGCCTGGCCGCCGAGACGGTCACCACCAGTTACACCAACCAGGGCTACCTGTCCGGGGTGACCGGCCTGGTCACCTACCTGGCCAGCGCCGAGTACTCCTGGCACGGCGCGCTCAGGCAGCAGACCATCGGGGCCGGCACCAAGCGCGCCCGGATCACCACCACCATCGAGGACGCCACCGGCCGGCTCACCAGGTCCGAGGTGCACACCGAGAACCAGACCACCCCCGGCACCTGGGACGAGCGGCTCACCGAGCAGTACACGTACGACCCGGACGGCAACATCACCGGCATCGCCGAGACCAGCGGCGCGACCGTGGTGGCGAACCAGTGTTTCGGGTACGACCACCTGCAACGGCTGACCGAGGCGTGGACCACCACCGCCGGTACCTGCCAGGCCACGCCCAGCCAGGCCGTCGTCGGCGGGGCCGACCCGTACTGGCATTCGTACACCTTCGACGCGGTCGGTAACCGGGCCACCGAGACGCGGCACGCCGCCGGGGGCGACACCACCCGCACCTACAGCTACCCGGCGGCCGGTTCGGCCCGCCCGCACGCCGTCACCGGCATCACCACCAGCGGTGGCGGACCCACCAGCACCTTCACCTACGACAACGGCGGCTACCAGCAGACCCGCACCCACACCGGGGCGCCCGGCCAGACGTTCACCTACGACGCCGAGGGGCTGCTCGCGCAGCTCGCCAACGGCAGCACCGTGCACACCTACCTGTACGCCGCCGACGGCGGGCGGCTCATCGTCGACAACCCCGGCACCGAGAAGATCCTCTACCTGGGGGAGAGCGAGTACCGGCTCAGTCACACCACCGGCCAGGTCACCGCGACCCGTTACTACCCGAACGCGGTGCGGACCACCACCGACGGTCTGACCTGGATGGCCGCCAACCACCACGGCACCACCCAGCTCGCCATCGACTCCGGTGACCTGAGTGTCTCCCGCCGACGTCTCACCCCGTTCGGCGAGAACCGGGCCACCAGTACGGGTCCGTGGCCCGACGACAAGGGTTTCGTCGGCGGCACCGTCGACCCGACCGGCTATACGCACCTGGGGGCCCGCGAGTACGACCCGTCGACCGGCCGGTTCCTCTCCGTGGACCCGCTCGTCGACCCGGGTGACCCGCAGAGCCTGAACGCCTACGCGTACGCCGGCAACAACCCGGTCCGGTTCTCCGACCCGGACGGCCTGCGCCGCATCGAGCATGGCGGTAGCGGCGGAGGCGGTGGCCCGGGAGGTACGAGTTCTCTGGGCGGCGGGTTCGCGCTCAGGACCGCGACCGGCGAGGTGGTGTCGGTCGCCAAGGTCCACAACTTCGTCGGCGTCGCCACCATGCACGACCTCACCGTCACCAACCTCCACACGTACTATGTGCTCGCCGGCACCACCCCGGTTCTTGTTCACAACTGCGATACGCGAATTGCTAGCAGCGACCAGGGGAGAGCCCATAACGCTGCAGCATTCGAGGAGAACGGCCACAATGGATTTAGCGGGCTTTGTGATCCAGCAACGGACACGTTCCATGCGCGGCAGAGTGGTGGCGATGGTGCTCTAGTCAGCCGCGCCGGTGGCCACGGGCAAATCAACAGAGAGGTCTTTGGTGGGTCGCGTAATGCAATCGGATTCGTCGCCATCAGGGGTGGCGATGGAGTCATCAATATGCGGTGGAACTCGGCTAGCGTGAATGTGCGAAACTTCGGGCAGCGCGCGGCGCCGGAAGTCTGGCGAGGTCGGATCATGGATTCGATCAGGCGCGCCACTGGACTTAAGGTGGTTGGTTAG
- a CDS encoding PQQ-dependent sugar dehydrogenase, producing the protein MIVTAVTVGLVAAGGAVPTPAQATQEAPQPPPGPVALGDFDFTRPQVAASNLTVPWGMDFLPDGSALVALRNSGQVIQVRPGQAPTTVAQIAGVNATGEGGLLGLAVSPTYAQDSYVYVYLTTATDNRIVRFRLSAPQTQTPILTGLARSSIHNGGRIAFGPDGMLYAGVGDAGQTSTSQNLASRNGKILRMRPDGTVPTGNPFANSLVYSLGHRNVQGLTWDAQGRLLASEFGQNTWDEVNVIVAGGNYGWPTVEGRANDPRFRDPLVVWSTSQASPSGAAVAGNRLYVAALRGTRLWNVPLTTSGGAGTPVAELVGTYGRLRTVEYGPDGWLWVTTSNRDGRGSPAATDDRILRFPPR; encoded by the coding sequence GTGATCGTGACAGCGGTGACGGTGGGCCTGGTGGCCGCCGGCGGGGCGGTGCCCACCCCGGCCCAGGCGACGCAGGAAGCGCCGCAGCCACCTCCGGGCCCCGTGGCCCTCGGCGACTTCGACTTCACCCGGCCGCAGGTCGCGGCGAGCAACCTGACCGTGCCGTGGGGGATGGACTTCCTGCCCGACGGCTCCGCCCTGGTGGCGCTGCGCAACTCCGGCCAGGTGATCCAGGTACGCCCCGGCCAGGCGCCCACCACCGTCGCCCAGATCGCCGGGGTGAACGCCACCGGCGAGGGCGGGCTGCTCGGCCTGGCCGTCTCCCCCACGTACGCGCAGGACAGCTACGTCTACGTCTACCTGACCACCGCGACCGACAACCGGATCGTCCGGTTCCGGCTCAGCGCACCGCAGACCCAGACGCCGATCCTGACCGGGCTGGCCCGGTCCAGCATCCACAACGGCGGCCGGATCGCCTTCGGGCCGGACGGCATGCTCTACGCCGGGGTCGGCGACGCCGGACAGACGTCCACCTCGCAGAACCTCGCCAGCCGCAACGGCAAGATCCTGCGCATGCGGCCGGACGGCACCGTGCCGACCGGCAACCCGTTCGCCAACTCCCTGGTCTACAGCCTCGGCCACCGCAACGTGCAGGGGCTGACCTGGGACGCGCAGGGCCGGCTGCTGGCCAGCGAGTTCGGCCAGAACACCTGGGACGAGGTCAACGTGATCGTGGCCGGCGGCAACTACGGCTGGCCGACCGTCGAGGGCCGGGCCAACGACCCCCGGTTCCGGGACCCGCTGGTGGTCTGGTCGACGTCGCAGGCGTCCCCGAGCGGCGCGGCGGTCGCCGGTAACCGGCTCTACGTGGCCGCGCTGCGCGGCACCCGGCTGTGGAACGTACCGCTGACCACCTCCGGCGGCGCGGGCACCCCGGTGGCCGAGCTGGTCGGCACGTACGGGCGGCTGCGCACGGTGGAGTACGGCCCGGACGGCTGGCTCTGGGTGACCACCAGCAACCGGGACGGGCGCGGCAGCCCCGCCGCCACCGACGACCGCATCCTGCGGTTCCCGCCGCGCTGA
- a CDS encoding metal-dependent hydrolase, producing the protein MMGPSHALSGAAVWLSGSLALQHFADYEQSPLAIAVGTAVCAGGALFPDLDLSGKVTRNQGGATVARTFGVFSLFVAEVIEKVSLGVYYATKLSRDPKRNNGHRTLTHTIPFTVLVGWGTTALCTAYGKWAVVGILFFMIGLALRGLFDRWAERAGWVIVTLTSAAAAWYTFANLPGDRGYPMIGLAMGVGCFVHIIGDMITKAGVPILWPIPIKRRMWTPIGLPNSIALRAGGKTEVVVVRSVLTVVSVLAALGLLAPSVLQRFNIDG; encoded by the coding sequence ATGATGGGACCGTCGCACGCGCTGTCCGGCGCGGCGGTGTGGCTGAGCGGATCGTTGGCGCTGCAACACTTCGCCGACTACGAACAGTCCCCCCTGGCGATCGCGGTCGGCACGGCGGTCTGCGCGGGCGGCGCGCTCTTCCCGGACCTGGACCTCTCCGGCAAGGTGACCCGCAACCAGGGCGGGGCAACCGTCGCCCGGACGTTCGGCGTCTTCTCGCTCTTCGTCGCCGAGGTGATCGAGAAGGTGTCGCTCGGCGTCTACTACGCCACCAAACTCAGCAGGGACCCGAAGCGCAACAACGGCCACCGGACGCTGACCCACACCATCCCGTTCACCGTGCTGGTCGGTTGGGGCACCACCGCGCTGTGCACCGCGTACGGCAAGTGGGCCGTGGTGGGCATCCTGTTCTTCATGATCGGCCTGGCGCTGCGCGGCCTGTTCGACCGGTGGGCCGAGCGGGCCGGCTGGGTGATCGTCACGCTCACCTCGGCCGCCGCCGCCTGGTACACGTTCGCCAACCTGCCCGGCGACCGGGGTTACCCGATGATCGGCCTGGCGATGGGGGTGGGCTGCTTCGTGCACATCATCGGCGACATGATCACCAAGGCCGGGGTGCCGATCCTCTGGCCCATCCCGATCAAACGACGGATGTGGACACCGATCGGCCTGCCCAACAGCATCGCGTTGCGCGCCGGCGGCAAGACCGAGGTGGTGGTGGTCCGCTCGGTGCTCACCGTGGTCTCCGTGCTGGCCGCGCTCGGCCTGCTCGCCCCCTCGGTGCTGCAACGCTTCAACATCGACGGCTGA
- a CDS encoding M15 family metallopeptidase: protein MTNRGRVSLALACTLVLAACPRPSPPVPPAPPTPPPFRSEVRSVSTADLGASWRPGCPVGPERLRLLRLDHVDFAGQVHTGSLVVHEQVAAEVVTVFADLYRQRFPIRSMRTVDAYGGDDAASMAADNTSGFNCRRAVTEGAASWSTHAYGRAIDVNPVENPYLFAGRVLPPAGAGYVDRGDQRPGMAVPDGVLVRAFAAVGWSWGGVWSNPDYQHFSTAG, encoded by the coding sequence GTGACCAACCGGGGGCGGGTCTCGCTGGCACTGGCGTGCACGCTGGTGCTGGCGGCCTGCCCCCGGCCGTCGCCGCCCGTACCGCCCGCACCGCCCACGCCGCCGCCGTTCCGCAGCGAGGTGCGGTCGGTCAGCACGGCGGACCTGGGCGCGAGCTGGCGGCCGGGCTGCCCGGTCGGCCCGGAGCGGCTACGGCTGCTGCGACTGGACCACGTCGACTTCGCCGGCCAGGTCCACACCGGCAGCCTGGTCGTGCACGAGCAGGTCGCCGCCGAGGTGGTGACGGTCTTCGCCGACCTGTACCGGCAGCGGTTCCCGATCCGGTCGATGCGGACGGTGGACGCCTACGGCGGGGACGACGCCGCCTCGATGGCCGCCGACAACACCTCCGGGTTCAACTGCCGCCGGGCGGTCACCGAAGGGGCGGCGAGCTGGTCCACCCACGCGTACGGGCGGGCCATCGACGTCAACCCGGTGGAGAATCCGTACCTGTTCGCCGGGCGGGTGCTCCCGCCCGCCGGGGCCGGGTACGTCGACCGTGGCGACCAGCGGCCGGGCATGGCGGTGCCGGACGGGGTGCTGGTCCGGGCGTTCGCGGCGGTCGGCTGGTCGTGGGGCGGGGTGTGGTCCAACCCGGACTACCAGCACTTCAGCACGGCCGGGTGA